A genomic segment from Heptranchias perlo isolate sHepPer1 chromosome 18, sHepPer1.hap1, whole genome shotgun sequence encodes:
- the LOC137334659 gene encoding interferon gamma-like, with the protein MQEGTMLGISPTRARSEQTHRDIAVTLLDFRQFELLESMMFLACFIFGMVSSLLSGSVRCAPLQSMEKPLELLRQHFNINHPEVAEGGAKFTKILLNYKSQSRESGIVLTGIARWYLDLFANIVKTHQHDEIKQQIEKVANGLQEWLQSDKYNATGLLNDLSELKNIKWDDQLVQRKAILELQILLQKMDAIGKRRRKRNMGRQRT; encoded by the exons ATGCAAGAAGGAACAATGCTTGGCATCAGTCCTACTCGAGCCAGATCCgagcaaacacacagagacatagcAGTGACTTTGCTTGATTTCAGACAGTTTGAACTTCTCGAATCCATGATGTTTTTGGCTTGTTTCATCTTTGGTATGGTCAGTAGCCTACTATCAGGCTCTGTAAGATGTGCGCCCCTACAGTCAATGGAGAAACCACTAGAACTGCTGAGGCAACACTTC AATATAAACCATCCCGAGGTTGCTGAAGGAGGGGCCAAGTTTACCAAAATACTTTTGAACTATAAGTCACAG TCCCGTGAATCAGGCATTGTGTTGACCGGCATAGCGAGATGGTATTTAGATTTATTTGCGAACATCGTTAAGACCCATCAGCACGACGAAATCAAGCAGCAAATTGAAAAAGTTGCGaatggcttgcaagagtggttgCAATCTGACAAATACAATGCAACGGGTCTCCTCAATGATCTCAGCGAATTAAAGAATATTAAG TGGGACGATCAATTGGTTCAGCGCAAAGCAATCCTTGAGCTTCAAATATTACTGCAAAAAATGGATGCGATTGGGAAGAGAAGACGCAAGAGGAACATGGGAAGGCAGAGGACTTAA